A genomic window from Polaribacter gangjinensis includes:
- a CDS encoding efflux RND transporter permease subunit: MKEGLAGKIAKVFMNSKLTVLLMIVFMVIGVYSSFLIPREEEPQIDVPMADIFVGYPGASPTEVESRVIKPLEKLISNIKGVEYVYSTSMKEQGMVIVQFYVGEDIERSFVKLYNEINKHMDQMPKGVTFPLVKTRAIDDVPMLGLTLWSENYDDYQLGQMAQELEAEIKKVNDVAVTNKIGGRERQVRVVLDKDKLASAGLDFLSVSEMINANNAQLNSGYFDKNDTEFIINTGKFLESAQDVENLVVGVQQNQPIYLKQIATIIDGPEVPKNYVSLGFGKASEKSSKFNSEYPAVTISVAKRKGADAMKIADVIIDKVDHLRTTLIPDDVHVEITRNYGETASHKVSELLLHLIGSIIAVTLVVMLAMGWRGGLVVFLSVPITFALTLLSYYMLDYTLNRITLFALVFVTGIVVDDSIIIAENMHRHFKMKRLPFKQAALYAINEVGNPTILATFTVIASVLPMAFVSGLMGPYMAPMPIGASIAMILSLFVALTITPYLGYIFLREKDKAGAEEKPEKPIEETLIYRIYSKFETPLLENKTKRWIFLGGTFALLLATFGLFFTNSVAVKMLPFDNKNEFQVVIDMPEGTTLERTSLVAKEISQYLATRPEVVNYQNYVGTSAPITFNGLVRHYDLRGGSNMADIQVNLVDKSERSAQSHDIAKLLRADIQKIASKFNANVKLVEVPPGPPVLSTIVAEVYGPDYNQQIKIADNIQNILNNTTDVVDVDWMVEADQTEYQFTIDKEKAMLYGVAPQQIAYTMNMALSNRAVTTLYDEDAVKQIGLVLALDESDKSTVKDIAQLKVKSNQGNLVPITDLVTIEETTAAKSIYRKNQKRVVYVLADMAGELESPAYAILGMDKKLKEIPLPKGYELNEMYLGQPDFEDDYTVKWDGEWQITLEVFRDLGIAFLGAIILIYILIVGWFQNFKAPVVMMVAIPLSLIGIILGHWMMGAFFTATSFIGMIALAGIMVRNSVLLIDFINLRLEEGIPLKQAAIEAGAVRTTPILLTAGTVVIGAFVILFDPIFQGLAISLMGGTIVSTILTLLVVPLVYYMIEKKNYK; this comes from the coding sequence ATGAAAGAAGGTTTAGCTGGCAAAATTGCCAAAGTTTTTATGAATTCGAAATTAACAGTGCTGTTGATGATTGTTTTTATGGTCATTGGCGTGTACAGTTCGTTTCTAATTCCGCGTGAAGAAGAACCACAAATTGATGTGCCAATGGCAGATATTTTTGTGGGATATCCAGGAGCAAGTCCTACAGAAGTAGAATCGAGAGTTATCAAACCACTAGAAAAATTGATTTCCAATATCAAAGGTGTTGAGTATGTATATTCAACTTCTATGAAAGAGCAAGGAATGGTGATTGTTCAGTTTTATGTGGGTGAAGATATTGAACGTTCGTTTGTAAAATTGTACAACGAAATCAATAAACACATGGATCAAATGCCAAAAGGCGTTACGTTTCCATTGGTAAAAACAAGAGCTATTGATGATGTACCTATGTTAGGATTGACACTTTGGAGTGAAAATTACGACGATTATCAATTAGGCCAAATGGCGCAAGAACTGGAAGCTGAAATTAAAAAAGTGAATGATGTTGCAGTTACTAACAAAATTGGTGGAAGAGAGCGTCAAGTGCGTGTGGTATTGGATAAAGATAAATTAGCATCAGCTGGATTGGATTTCTTGTCTGTTTCTGAAATGATCAATGCGAATAATGCACAATTAAATTCAGGTTATTTTGATAAAAATGATACTGAATTTATCATCAATACTGGTAAATTTTTAGAAAGTGCACAAGATGTAGAAAATTTAGTAGTTGGCGTTCAACAAAATCAACCCATTTATTTAAAACAAATTGCTACAATTATTGATGGACCAGAAGTTCCTAAAAACTATGTGAGTTTAGGTTTTGGAAAAGCGAGTGAAAAATCATCCAAATTCAATTCAGAATATCCAGCAGTAACGATTTCTGTTGCCAAAAGAAAAGGTGCAGATGCCATGAAAATTGCAGATGTAATCATCGATAAAGTGGATCATTTAAGAACCACATTAATTCCTGATGATGTTCATGTTGAAATCACCAGAAATTATGGGGAAACAGCTTCTCATAAAGTATCAGAATTGTTGTTACACCTTATAGGATCTATCATTGCTGTTACTTTGGTGGTAATGTTAGCCATGGGTTGGAGAGGTGGATTGGTCGTGTTTTTATCAGTACCAATCACATTTGCATTGACATTGCTGAGCTATTATATGTTGGATTATACCCTGAACAGAATCACACTTTTTGCGTTGGTTTTTGTAACAGGAATTGTGGTAGATGATTCCATCATCATTGCCGAAAATATGCACAGGCATTTTAAAATGAAGCGTTTACCATTTAAACAAGCAGCGTTGTATGCGATTAATGAAGTAGGAAACCCAACAATTTTAGCAACTTTTACAGTAATTGCATCAGTATTACCAATGGCATTTGTATCAGGATTAATGGGGCCTTACATGGCACCAATGCCAATTGGAGCTTCAATTGCCATGATTTTATCGTTGTTTGTTGCGTTGACAATTACTCCTTATTTAGGATATATTTTTTTAAGAGAGAAAGACAAAGCTGGAGCTGAAGAAAAACCAGAAAAACCTATTGAAGAAACCTTAATTTACAGAATTTATAGCAAGTTTGAAACACCTTTATTAGAAAATAAAACAAAACGTTGGATTTTTTTAGGAGGTACTTTCGCCCTTTTATTAGCAACTTTTGGATTGTTTTTTACCAATTCTGTTGCTGTAAAAATGCTTCCTTTTGATAATAAAAATGAGTTTCAAGTAGTCATTGATATGCCAGAAGGAACCACGTTAGAGAGAACTTCGTTGGTGGCAAAAGAAATTTCACAATACTTAGCTACAAGACCAGAAGTGGTGAATTATCAGAATTATGTGGGTACTTCTGCACCTATTACTTTCAATGGTTTGGTGCGTCATTACGATTTGCGTGGAGGAAGCAATATGGCAGATATTCAAGTAAACTTAGTTGATAAAAGCGAACGTTCTGCACAAAGTCATGATATCGCAAAATTATTACGAGCTGATATTCAAAAGATTGCGTCAAAATTTAATGCCAATGTAAAATTAGTTGAAGTTCCGCCAGGACCACCTGTTTTATCAACAATTGTTGCTGAAGTTTATGGGCCTGATTACAATCAACAGATAAAAATTGCAGACAATATTCAAAATATTCTAAATAATACAACTGATGTAGTTGATGTTGATTGGATGGTAGAGGCTGACCAAACTGAATATCAATTTACCATTGATAAAGAGAAAGCCATGTTATATGGTGTTGCTCCTCAGCAAATTGCCTATACCATGAATATGGCATTATCAAACAGAGCCGTTACTACATTGTATGATGAAGATGCTGTAAAACAAATTGGTTTGGTGTTGGCTTTGGATGAAAGTGACAAATCTACTGTAAAAGACATAGCGCAATTAAAAGTAAAATCAAACCAAGGAAATTTAGTTCCAATAACTGATTTGGTGACAATTGAAGAAACTACTGCTGCAAAAAGTATTTATAGAAAAAACCAAAAAAGAGTAGTGTATGTTTTGGCAGATATGGCAGGAGAATTAGAAAGTCCTGCATATGCCATCTTAGGAATGGACAAAAAACTAAAAGAAATTCCATTGCCAAAAGGATATGAATTGAACGAAATGTATTTAGGTCAACCAGATTTTGAAGATGATTATACGGTAAAATGGGATGGAGAATGGCAAATTACCTTAGAGGTTTTTAGAGATTTAGGAATCGCATTTTTAGGCGCAATTATCTTGATTTACATTTTGATTGTAGGCTGGTTTCAAAACTTTAAAGCGCCTGTGGTTATGATGGTTGCTATTCCTTTATCATTAATCGGAATCATTTTAGGACATTGGATGATGGGAGCATTTTTTACAGCAACATCTTTTATTGGAATGATTGCTTTGGCGGGAATCA
- a CDS encoding efflux RND transporter periplasmic adaptor subunit translates to MKKISIIISLLATAFLASCGSEDTKKAVDNTAAITVTVSQISENTNSPLLSVSGKIQSEKSATLSTRMMGFVTNVPVNVGDKVSNGQLLVAINNDDLQAKKAQVNASILEATAAFKNAEKDYNRFKNLFQDKSASQKEFDDVTAHYQMAKARLEAANQMKNEINSQFAYTNITAPFSGVITAKMIEKGDMANPGQPLISMEAPGNFEVIAMVPESEISVIKQGISVDVSIKSINETVKGIVKEVSTSSKNTGGQYLVKIQLTKTPNTILSGMFATVQFPVAKTAKSNSILIPKDVIISNGQLSGVYTVSQSNTAILRWLTLGKSYGNQVEVLSGLNANESYIVSANGKLFNGAKVSIQ, encoded by the coding sequence ATGAAAAAAATATCCATAATTATATCACTTTTAGCGACTGCATTTCTAGCAAGTTGTGGTAGTGAAGACACAAAAAAAGCTGTTGATAATACAGCAGCAATAACAGTAACAGTGAGTCAAATTTCAGAAAATACCAACAGCCCACTTTTATCCGTAAGTGGAAAAATTCAATCAGAAAAAAGTGCGACACTAAGCACAAGAATGATGGGTTTTGTAACCAATGTTCCTGTAAATGTGGGTGATAAAGTAAGCAATGGTCAATTGTTAGTTGCCATTAATAATGATGATTTACAAGCAAAAAAAGCTCAAGTAAATGCGAGTATTTTAGAGGCAACTGCCGCTTTTAAAAATGCTGAAAAAGACTACAATCGTTTTAAAAATTTGTTTCAAGACAAAAGTGCTTCTCAAAAAGAATTTGACGATGTAACTGCTCATTATCAAATGGCAAAAGCACGTTTAGAGGCAGCCAATCAAATGAAAAATGAGATCAATTCTCAATTTGCATATACCAATATCACAGCACCTTTTAGTGGAGTGATAACTGCCAAAATGATTGAAAAAGGTGATATGGCAAATCCTGGTCAACCGTTAATTTCTATGGAAGCTCCAGGCAATTTTGAAGTAATTGCTATGGTTCCAGAATCTGAAATTTCTGTTATCAAACAAGGAATTTCTGTAGATGTTTCTATAAAATCAATCAATGAAACTGTAAAAGGAATTGTAAAAGAAGTAAGTACTTCCTCTAAAAATACAGGAGGTCAATATTTGGTGAAAATTCAATTGACAAAAACTCCGAATACTATTTTATCAGGAATGTTTGCAACTGTTCAGTTTCCTGTAGCTAAAACTGCGAAATCAAATAGTATTCTAATTCCAAAGGATGTTATTATTTCAAACGGACAATTATCTGGAGTTTACACGGTAAGTCAATCAAATACAGCCATTTTACGATGGTTGACTTTAGGAAAATCGTATGGTAATCAAGTAGAGGTTTTATCAGGATTGAATGCAAACGAAAGTTACATTGTTTCTGCTAATGGAAAATTGTTTAATGGAGCTAAAGTTAGTATTCAGTAA
- a CDS encoding TolC family protein, with protein MKYQMKYLTIFILILYIPIQAQEMITIEKSAVIQKIKERNLSLKISSEEFNKAKADYRQTNAIFLPNITASHTGFATTNPLMAFGSKLNQGILTQADFNPALLNNPTQTQNFATIIKVEQPLINLDGVFQRKAAKSTMEAKSLQTQRTEEYLLFEVEKAYMELQLAYKALAVLEKALEAANANKQLAENSFKQGYLQKADVLNVEVRVTEVQNHLQQAKSNVQNASNYMSFLMNDESYVQYIPSDELNIQTVSMIDAKISENRSDIKAMQLATEAYKDMNKADKMAFLPRLNAFGSYELYDNNIFQADANGYLVGAQLSWDIFQGSKRIGKAQKSKAEFEKSKMEYTQYVSKSNLELNKAKRMLIDAENKLQLSKLALNQSEESLRIRTNRFKEGLEKTTDLLNAETQFSQKQLEYYQTIFEYNYAQAYVQFLTKE; from the coding sequence ATGAAATATCAAATGAAGTATCTTACCATTTTTATCTTGATTTTGTATATTCCAATACAAGCGCAAGAAATGATTACGATTGAAAAATCTGCAGTCATTCAAAAAATAAAAGAACGCAATTTATCATTGAAAATTTCTTCGGAAGAATTCAATAAAGCAAAAGCAGATTATCGTCAAACCAACGCAATTTTTTTGCCCAATATCACTGCAAGTCACACAGGATTTGCCACCACAAATCCTTTAATGGCATTTGGCTCAAAATTAAATCAAGGGATTTTAACTCAGGCTGATTTCAATCCTGCGTTGTTAAACAATCCAACTCAAACTCAAAATTTTGCTACAATTATTAAAGTTGAGCAACCTTTGATCAATTTAGATGGAGTTTTTCAACGAAAAGCAGCCAAATCAACCATGGAAGCAAAATCGTTGCAAACTCAAAGAACAGAAGAATATTTACTTTTTGAAGTTGAAAAAGCTTACATGGAATTGCAATTGGCTTATAAAGCTTTAGCAGTTTTAGAAAAAGCGTTAGAAGCTGCAAATGCGAATAAACAATTGGCTGAAAATAGTTTCAAACAAGGCTATTTGCAAAAAGCAGATGTTTTGAATGTTGAAGTTCGCGTTACTGAGGTTCAAAATCATTTGCAACAAGCCAAAAGTAATGTGCAAAATGCATCCAATTATATGTCTTTTTTGATGAACGATGAAAGCTATGTGCAATACATTCCTAGTGATGAATTAAATATTCAAACTGTTTCAATGATTGATGCGAAAATTTCTGAAAATCGTAGTGATATCAAGGCAATGCAATTGGCAACTGAAGCATACAAAGACATGAACAAAGCTGATAAAATGGCTTTTTTACCACGTTTGAATGCCTTTGGAAGTTACGAATTGTATGATAACAACATTTTTCAAGCAGATGCCAATGGATATTTAGTAGGTGCGCAATTGAGTTGGGATATTTTTCAAGGTTCAAAACGCATTGGAAAAGCACAAAAAAGCAAGGCCGAATTTGAAAAATCAAAAATGGAATATACTCAATATGTTTCTAAAAGTAATTTAGAATTAAACAAAGCAAAACGTATGTTGATAGATGCTGAAAACAAACTTCAGCTTTCAAAATTAGCGTTAAATCAATCAGAAGAATCTTTGCGAATTAGAACCAATCGTTTTAAAGAAGGTTTAGAAAAAACAACGGATTTGCTGAATGCTGAAACGCAATTTTCTCAAAAACAATTAGAGTATTATCAAACAATTTTCGAGTACAATTATGCGCAAGCGTATGTTCAGTTTCTAACAAAAGAATAA
- a CDS encoding T9SS type A sorting domain-containing protein: MKNHTFLLLNLFLLMTTLLVSQEQFTVQIEPLTIANAPNVHSYSVGKTTDGKWIILGGRIDGLHQRQPFSSFLENDNNKNVFVVDPQNNQTWSASLSVLSAPIFEQLQATNQEFYQRENTLYIIGGYGFSATQNDHVTYDKLTAINVDGLANAVINNQAISSFFRQISNPNLAVTGGQLGFLNNTFYLCGGQYFKGKYNPQGPNNATGFTQVYTEEIRTFQIIDDGTNLSITNYNAQKDSNNLHRRDYNMAPQIFPDGSQGFTMFSGVFQHSVNLPWLNTVDVYENGYTVNNTFNQYLSQYHSAKIPVFDSENNSMHTLFFGGMSQYKLDANNNLIKDDNVPFVNTISKVSRFADGSMLESILDIKMPTLLGSGAEFIPISNASLYMNHEILNLNNLPTEKTLIGYIFGGIESTQENIFFINNGTQSSASNLAFKVFITKSTLSLQETKLTDKNVYQLNLYPNPSKDSITLEVFIPNIEKSTVEIFDLLGRTIQKIDIEKSIGNKKIPIDISKFASGEYVLIFKNSSKIIEKKFIKN; encoded by the coding sequence ATGAAAAATCATACCTTTTTACTACTAAATTTATTTCTTTTGATGACCACTTTATTGGTTTCTCAAGAGCAATTTACAGTACAAATAGAACCATTAACCATTGCAAATGCCCCAAATGTTCATTCATATTCTGTAGGAAAAACTACGGATGGAAAATGGATCATACTAGGAGGAAGAATAGATGGTTTGCATCAAAGACAGCCTTTTTCATCGTTTTTAGAAAATGACAATAACAAAAATGTTTTTGTTGTTGATCCCCAAAATAATCAAACTTGGAGTGCTTCTTTGAGTGTTTTATCAGCCCCAATTTTTGAACAATTACAAGCAACCAATCAAGAGTTTTATCAGCGTGAAAACACCTTGTATATTATTGGGGGTTATGGTTTTAGTGCAACTCAAAATGATCATGTAACGTATGATAAATTAACTGCAATTAATGTAGATGGTTTGGCAAATGCTGTTATCAATAATCAAGCAATTTCATCTTTTTTTAGACAAATTTCAAATCCGAATTTGGCAGTAACTGGAGGACAATTGGGTTTTTTGAATAACACTTTTTATTTGTGTGGAGGACAGTATTTTAAAGGAAAATACAATCCACAAGGACCAAATAATGCCACTGGTTTTACCCAAGTTTATACCGAAGAAATTAGAACTTTTCAAATTATTGATGACGGAACAAATCTTTCAATAACAAATTATAATGCCCAAAAAGACAGCAATAATTTACACAGAAGAGATTATAATATGGCGCCTCAAATTTTTCCTGATGGTTCTCAGGGATTTACCATGTTTAGTGGTGTTTTTCAACATTCTGTGAATTTACCTTGGCTAAATACAGTTGATGTTTATGAAAATGGGTATACAGTAAACAACACTTTTAATCAATATTTGAGTCAGTATCACAGTGCAAAAATTCCGGTGTTTGATAGCGAAAATAACTCTATGCATACTTTATTTTTTGGAGGAATGAGTCAGTATAAATTAGATGCAAACAATAATTTGATTAAAGACGACAATGTTCCTTTTGTAAATACCATCAGTAAAGTATCAAGATTTGCTGACGGTTCAATGCTCGAGAGTATTTTAGATATTAAAATGCCAACACTTTTGGGTTCAGGGGCAGAATTTATTCCGATTTCAAATGCAAGTTTATACATGAATCACGAAATTTTGAATTTAAACAATTTACCAACCGAAAAAACTTTGATTGGTTACATTTTTGGTGGAATTGAAAGTACACAAGAAAATATCTTTTTCATTAATAATGGCACTCAAAGTTCTGCTAGTAATTTAGCATTCAAGGTTTTTATCACAAAATCAACCTTGAGTCTTCAAGAAACAAAATTGACAGATAAAAATGTGTATCAACTAAATTTATATCCAAATCCTTCAAAAGATTCTATTACGCTCGAAGTTTTTATTCCAAATATTGAAAAAAGTACTGTTGAAATTTTTGATTTATTAGGAAGAACTATTCAGAAAATTGATATTGAAAAATCAATTGGAAATAAAAAAATACCTATTGACATCTCAAAATTTGCATCAGGAGAATATGTGCTGATTTTTAAAAATTCCTCGAAAATCATTGAAAAGAAATTTATAAAAAATTAA
- a CDS encoding TonB-dependent receptor, whose amino-acid sequence MRDLSTVFLLFLGFGFLSAQNKEKDTTKIIQLKEIVLIGKKAAIYQNQAKSLGSIDGYLNQSSLINMIKRGAYAWEPIINNMATERTLVTIDGMRIFGACTDKMDPITSYVEVTNLSEATVKDGQSGSLFGNTIGGSIDLKRNKTIFGEKKLEVQFQSGFESNNSQKILGSSLNFKNDKFYFDLDVMIRNAENYSAANNQEVLYSQFNKLNFSNIFGFKIKENKLLETSVIYDKATDVGYPALTMDVSLAEALITSLKYEVIPKNSTIENWETKIYFNTIKHVMDDTTRPNVPIHMDMPGWSETFGFYSKLTYSFEKHHFLVNLNSFYNKSLAEMTMYPNNPNENLMFMLTWPDVRTLYNGVFIEDSFNVSKNSNLTLNISLGNHLNTVACQFGLKSLQIFYPEMSDKKNRFLKSFGANYHFSKSGFEYHFGIAYSERAPSVSEGYGFYLFNSFDGYDNIGNPNLKNESAFESNFSIGLKKEKFRIKANASYFYFYDYIIAKTDSSLSPMTLGANGVRVYSALENAAILNTSLSFEYFINQFFTWNVQTTYALGKTNDNEYLPFISPFSYISSLSFKKNKFISEIQLVGNATQSNFNPEFGEDQTPNFAIINTNTGYTFKFDKNDLMLKTGVENVFDKNYSTYADWNNIPRMGRNFYVNLNYVF is encoded by the coding sequence ATGAGAGATTTATCAACAGTGTTTTTGCTGTTTTTGGGTTTTGGATTTTTATCAGCTCAAAACAAAGAAAAAGACACTACTAAAATCATACAATTAAAAGAAATTGTTTTAATAGGTAAAAAAGCAGCTATTTATCAAAATCAAGCAAAGTCTTTGGGTAGTATTGATGGGTATTTAAACCAATCTTCACTCATAAATATGATAAAACGTGGAGCGTATGCTTGGGAACCAATCATCAATAATATGGCAACTGAAAGAACCTTGGTAACAATTGATGGAATGCGAATTTTTGGTGCTTGTACTGATAAAATGGATCCTATAACATCGTATGTTGAAGTTACCAATCTTTCAGAAGCAACAGTAAAAGATGGACAATCAGGAAGTCTTTTTGGCAATACAATTGGTGGCTCTATTGATTTAAAAAGGAACAAAACAATTTTTGGAGAAAAAAAACTGGAAGTCCAATTTCAATCGGGATTTGAATCAAATAATAGTCAAAAAATATTAGGAAGTTCCTTGAATTTTAAAAATGATAAATTTTACTTTGATTTGGATGTAATGATCAGAAATGCAGAAAACTATAGCGCAGCAAACAATCAAGAAGTTTTATATTCTCAGTTTAACAAACTCAATTTTTCGAATATTTTTGGTTTTAAAATAAAAGAAAACAAATTGCTAGAAACCTCTGTAATTTATGATAAAGCAACTGATGTTGGATATCCTGCATTGACTATGGATGTTTCTTTGGCTGAAGCTCTCATAACATCCTTAAAATATGAAGTAATTCCTAAGAATTCAACAATCGAAAATTGGGAAACCAAAATTTATTTTAACACCATAAAACATGTAATGGATGATACAACGCGTCCAAATGTACCTATTCATATGGATATGCCAGGTTGGAGCGAAACATTTGGATTTTATTCAAAGTTGACATATAGTTTTGAAAAACATCATTTTTTAGTCAATTTGAATTCATTTTACAATAAATCACTGGCTGAAATGACGATGTATCCCAATAATCCAAACGAAAACTTGATGTTTATGCTTACTTGGCCAGATGTACGAACTTTGTATAATGGTGTTTTTATTGAAGACAGTTTTAATGTGAGTAAAAATTCAAATCTTACATTGAATATTTCATTAGGAAACCATTTGAATACAGTTGCTTGTCAATTCGGATTGAAAAGTTTACAAATTTTTTATCCAGAAATGTCTGATAAAAAAAATAGATTTCTAAAAAGTTTTGGGGCTAATTACCATTTTTCTAAATCAGGATTTGAGTATCATTTTGGAATTGCTTATAGTGAACGAGCACCCTCTGTATCTGAAGGTTATGGATTTTACCTGTTCAATAGTTTTGATGGTTATGACAATATTGGAAATCCAAATTTGAAAAATGAATCAGCATTTGAAAGCAATTTTTCAATTGGATTGAAAAAAGAAAAATTTAGGATAAAAGCAAATGCCTCTTACTTTTATTTTTATGATTATATCATTGCTAAAACAGATTCAAGTTTATCACCAATGACACTTGGAGCAAATGGTGTTCGTGTTTATTCGGCCTTAGAAAATGCTGCAATTTTAAATACCAGCCTTTCATTTGAATATTTTATAAATCAATTTTTTACTTGGAATGTACAAACAACGTATGCACTAGGTAAAACCAATGACAACGAATATTTGCCATTTATCAGTCCATTTAGTTATATAAGTTCGTTGAGTTTCAAAAAAAATAAATTTATTAGTGAAATTCAATTAGTTGGCAATGCAACTCAATCCAATTTCAATCCTGAATTTGGCGAAGATCAAACACCTAATTTTGCGATTATAAATACCAATACTGGTTATACATTTAAATTTGACAAAAATGATTTGATGTTAAAAACAGGAGTTGAAAATGTATTTGATAAAAATTATTCTACCTATGCTGATTGGAACAATATTCCAAGAATGGGAAGGAATTTTTATGTGAATTTGAATTATGTATTTTAA
- a CDS encoding methyltransferase domain-containing protein yields MDLSADFWNTKYKNNQIGWDLGEISPPLKAYFEQLTHKNIKILIPGGGNSYEAEWLFKNGFQNVFVVDLSEIALKNIQQRIPDFPTSQLIHANFFDINNSFDLIVEQTFFCAIHPNLRANYAKKMNELLKPNGKLVGLLFDAKLNDNHPPFGGNKEEYKAYFEPYFSIEIMENAFNSINSRAGMELFCVFKNTITKT; encoded by the coding sequence ATGGATTTATCAGCAGATTTTTGGAATACAAAATATAAAAACAATCAAATTGGATGGGATTTAGGCGAAATTTCTCCGCCATTAAAAGCATATTTTGAACAACTTACACATAAAAACATCAAAATTTTAATTCCTGGTGGAGGCAATTCTTACGAGGCGGAATGGCTTTTTAAAAACGGATTTCAAAATGTTTTTGTAGTAGACTTGTCAGAAATTGCGTTGAAAAATATCCAACAAAGAATTCCTGATTTTCCAACTTCACAGTTAATTCATGCTAACTTTTTTGACATCAATAATTCATTTGATTTGATTGTAGAACAAACCTTTTTTTGTGCTATTCATCCAAATTTAAGAGCAAATTATGCCAAAAAAATGAACGAACTTTTAAAGCCAAATGGCAAATTAGTTGGTCTTCTTTTTGATGCAAAACTGAATGACAATCATCCGCCTTTTGGAGGCAATAAAGAAGAATATAAAGCCTATTTTGAACCTTATTTCTCCATAGAAATTATGGAAAATGCTTTTAACTCAATAAATTCTAGAGCAGGAATGGAGTTGTTTTGTGTTTTTAAAAATACAATAACTAAGACTTAA
- the trxA gene encoding thioredoxin, giving the protein MSNFSSLINQEKPVLVDFFAEWCGPCKMMSPILKEVKDELGEKVSIIKIDVDKNQNLASQFQVRGVPTLVLYNKGQQVWRQSGMVQKRELVSIINKFS; this is encoded by the coding sequence ATGAGCAATTTTTCATCACTAATCAATCAAGAAAAACCAGTTTTGGTCGATTTTTTTGCAGAATGGTGTGGACCTTGCAAAATGATGAGTCCAATTTTAAAAGAAGTAAAAGATGAATTGGGTGAAAAAGTTTCCATCATTAAAATTGATGTAGACAAAAATCAAAATTTGGCGTCTCAATTTCAAGTGAGAGGTGTGCCAACATTGGTTTTGTATAATAAAGGTCAGCAAGTTTGGAGACAATCAGGCATGGTTCAAAAAAGAGAGTTAGTTTCAATTATTAATAAATTTAGTTAG
- a CDS encoding Tll0287-like domain-containing protein: MKQYITIFIIAIFFGCQKSEKPVYAMKSIAPDVVQEKHPGKKLMEMQCYICHNPKTAEQNRIAPPMIAIKNHYLTKGISKEDFIKDIQKFVKNPTVENSKMPNAVKKFGLMPKQYYSDKAIREIADYLFDNDVEKPQGYDENHGKKGQGKGMMKEQKNEANLYKSTNSFKEYGLRIALETKAVLGKNLMGKIQKQGTIAAIEFCNIKALSLTDSMALVNNVSIKRVSDKPRNSKNKATLEEEKYIDIFKEEIKKNIDSEPILVEKNNIASVYYPIVTNSMCLQCHGNLKGEVSDNTFAVIQKKYPNDKAIGYDINEVRGIWNITFKK; this comes from the coding sequence ATGAAACAGTATATCACCATTTTTATAATTGCTATTTTTTTCGGATGTCAAAAATCTGAAAAACCAGTTTATGCAATGAAATCTATAGCACCAGATGTTGTTCAAGAAAAACATCCAGGAAAAAAACTTATGGAAATGCAATGTTACATTTGCCACAATCCAAAAACAGCAGAACAAAACAGAATTGCTCCTCCTATGATTGCCATCAAGAATCATTATTTAACAAAAGGGATTAGCAAAGAAGATTTTATCAAAGACATTCAAAAATTTGTGAAGAATCCTACTGTTGAAAACTCCAAAATGCCAAACGCAGTAAAGAAATTTGGATTGATGCCAAAACAATATTATTCTGATAAAGCCATTCGTGAAATTGCAGATTATTTGTTTGATAATGACGTAGAAAAACCTCAAGGATATGATGAAAATCATGGAAAAAAAGGGCAAGGAAAAGGCATGATGAAAGAGCAAAAAAATGAAGCAAATCTTTATAAATCAACTAATTCTTTTAAAGAGTATGGGTTGAGAATTGCCTTAGAAACCAAAGCTGTTTTGGGTAAAAATTTGATGGGAAAAATACAAAAACAAGGCACAATTGCTGCTATAGAATTTTGTAATATCAAAGCATTGTCTTTAACAGATAGCATGGCTTTAGTGAATAATGTTTCTATAAAAAGAGTTTCTGATAAACCAAGAAATAGTAAAAACAAAGCAACTTTAGAAGAAGAAAAGTACATTGATATTTTTAAAGAAGAAATCAAAAAAAACATAGATTCTGAGCCAATTCTAGTTGAGAAGAATAATATTGCTAGTGTTTATTATCCAATTGTTACCAATAGTATGTGTTTGCAATGTCATGGAAATCTAAAAGGTGAAGTTTCGGATAATACTTTTGCAGTTATTCAAAAAAAGTATCCAAATGATAAAGCTATTGGCTATGATATTAATGAAGTAAGAGGAATTTGGAATATTACGTTCAAAAAATAA